From a region of the Longimicrobium sp. genome:
- a CDS encoding DUF885 family protein: MWRACRLVVDTGMHWKGWTRQQSIDFMAANSALTLLNITNEVDRYIAWPGQALAYKTGQMKISELRAEAQAALGTRFDVRRFHDVVLGSGSVPLTVLEENVRAWIAAEDSRR, translated from the coding sequence ATGTGGCGCGCGTGCCGGCTGGTGGTGGACACGGGGATGCACTGGAAGGGATGGACGCGGCAGCAGTCCATCGACTTCATGGCCGCCAACAGCGCCCTCACCCTGCTGAACATCACCAACGAGGTAGACCGCTACATCGCCTGGCCCGGGCAGGCGCTGGCGTACAAGACGGGGCAGATGAAGATCAGCGAGCTGCGCGCCGAGGCGCAGGCGGCACTCGGAACTCGGTTCGACGTGCGCCGCTTTCACGACGTGGTGCTGGGCTCCGGCTCCGTGCCGCTGACGGTGCTGGAGGAGAACGTCCGCGCCTGGATCGCGGCCGAGGATTCGCGTCGATGA